In a genomic window of Lepisosteus oculatus isolate fLepOcu1 chromosome 5, fLepOcu1.hap2, whole genome shotgun sequence:
- the LOC102694794 gene encoding D-glucuronyl C5-epimerase, with protein sequence MRCLAARVNYKTLIVICALFTLITVLLWNKCSSDTALRFPRDPNLLDLSFRRDGLEKRTAVSESDGNADNPHAPKQQQQQQSEEASPQEQQKAPPVVGGLNSNVNKVLGIKYEELDCLINDENTIKGRREGSEVYLPFSWVEKYFEVYGKIAQYDGYDRFEFSHSYSKVYAQREPYHPDGVFMSFEGYNVEVRDRVKCISGIEGVPLSTQWGPQGYFYPIQIAQYGLSHYSKNLTERPPHVEVYDTAEDRDSRPSGWAVPRGCSLTSVYDKSRASMVRQFSAPENSEGVSLPLGNTKDFIISFDLKFLSNGSVSVVLETTEKSQPFVIHYVTRAQLIAFRDRDITYGVGARTTWSTLTRDLLTDLRKGVGLSNTKAVKQTKILPKRVVRIVLRGRGFIDNVTISTTAHMAAFFAASEWLLRNQDERGGWPIMVTRKLGEGFRSLEPGWYSAMAQGQAMSTLVRAYLLTKDPTYLNAALRATGPYKLPSEQHGVKAVFMSKHDWYEEYPTTPSSFVLNGFIYSLIGLYDLAETAGDKLGREAGVLFSRGMDSLKAMLPLYDTGSGSIYDLRHFMLGSAPNLARWDYHTTHINQLQLLASIDSAPIFRDFVKRWKSYLKGGRAKHN encoded by the exons ATGCGCTGCTTGGCAGCTCGCGTCAACTACAAGACACTGATAGTGATCTGCGCGCTCTTCACCCTCATCACCGTGCTGCTGTGGAACAAGTGCTCCAGCGACACAGCCCTGCGCTTCCCCCGTGACCCCAACCTGCTGGACCTCAGTTTCCGGAGAGACGGGCTGGAGAAGCGCACGGCGGTCTCGGAGAGCGACGGCAATGCTGACAACCCCCACGCAcccaagcagcagcagcagcagcagtcggAGGAGGCATCGCCGCAGGAGCAGCAGAAGGCTCCCCCAGTGGTGGGAGGACTGAACAGCAACGTGAACAAAGTGCTGGGAATCAAGTACGAGGAACTAGACTGCCTGATTAATGACGAGAACACCATCAAAGGCCGGAGGGAGGGGAGCGAAGTGTACCTCCCCTTCAGCTGGGTGGAGAAGTATTTTGAGGTGTATGGGAAGATTGCCCAGTACGATGGCTACGACCGCTTTGAGTTCTCCCACAGCTACTCCAAAGTGTACGCCCAGCGAGAGCCCTACCACCCCGACGGCGTCTTCATGTCGTTTGAGGGCTACAACGTGGAGGTGCGCGACCGTGTGAAGTGCATCAGTGGCATCGAAG GTGTTCCACTTTCCACGCAGTGGGGGCCTCAGGGCTACTTCTACCCGATCCAGATTGCTCAGTATGGACTGAGCCACTACAGCAAGAACCTCACGGAGCGGCCGCCCCACGTGGAGGTGTATGACACAGCAGAGGACCGGGACAGCCGTCCCAGCGGGTGGGCAGTTCCCCGGGGCTGCTCCCTCACCTCAGTCTATGACAAGAGCCGTGCCAGCATGGTCCGGCAGTTCAGCGCCCCAG AAAATTCAGAAGGAGTTTCGCTTCCTCTGGGCAACACGAAAGATTTCATCATCTCCTTCGACCTGAAATTCCTGAGCAACGGCAGCGTGTCGGTGGTGCTGGAGACGACGGAGAAGAGCCAGCCGTTCGTGATCCACTACGTGACCAGAGCGCAGCTCATCGCCTTCCGGGATCGGGACATCACCTACGGCGTGGGCGCCAGGACTACCTGGAGCACGCTCACCCGCGACCTCCTGACCGACCTGCGCAAGGGCGTGGGCCTCTCCAACACCAAGGCCGTGAAGCAGACCAAGATCCTGCCCAAGCGGGTAGTGCGGATCGTGCTGCGGGGCAGGGGCTTCATCGACAACGTCACCATCTCCACCACGGCCCACATGGCCGCCTTCTTCGCCGCCAGCGAGTGGCTGCTGCGCAACCAGGACGAGCGCGGGGGCTGGCCCATCATGGTGACGCGCAAGCTGGGCGAGGGCTTCCGCTCGCTGGAGCCGGGCTGGTACTCCGCCATGGCGCAGGGCCAGGCCATGTCCACTCTGGTGCGGGCCTACCTGCTCACCAAGGACCCCACATACCTCAACGCCGCCCTGCGTGCCACGGGCCCTTACAAGCTGCCCTCGGAGCAGCACGGCGTCAAGGCCGTGTTCATGAGCAAGCATGACTGGTATGAGGAGTACCCGACCACTCCCAGCTCGTTTGTGCTCAACGGCTTCATCTACTCCCTGATAGGGCTGTACGACCTGGCCGAGACCGCGGGGGACAAGCTGGGCCGGGAAGCGGGGGTGCTGTTCAGCCGCGGCATGGACTCTCTCAAAGCCATGCTGCCCCTGTACGACACGGGCTCGGGCTCCATCTATGACCTCCGCCACTTCATGCTGGGCTCCGCGCCCAACCTGGCACGCTGGGACTACCACACCACGCACATCAACCAGCTGCAGCTGCTGGCGTCCATCGACAGCGCCCCCATCTTCAGGGACTTTGTCAAGCGCTGGAAGAGCTACCTGAAAGGCGGGAGGGCAAAGCACAACTAG